AATCTTTTCGCCCAGATTGCTAAAGAAACTCCCATCATACGATAAGCGTAATTCCCAATTCTATGATTTTCGGCATATTGTTCGTCACAAAGTCAATGATTGTTGTAATTATCCTCGGCAGTGCTTCAATTAGTTCTGGCAATGCATTTAAAAGTCCCTGCGCCAGTCCCTGAATCAATGTAAAAGCAGCTTCAAGGATTTTGTCCATATTATCCAGCAGCCCTTGCACAATGGTGATCACTGCTTGAACCGCTGCTGGAATTAGCTCCGGTAATGCTTCTCCAAGCCCCATTACCAACGCTGTGATTAGCTGCACCGCTGCATCAATGAGTAAAGGCAGGTTATCAATAAGCGCTCCGACAATGGTCATGACCGCATCTACTGCTGCTGGAATCAGCTCCGGCAGCAGGCTCAAGAGAGTTTGAAGCACCTGAGAGAACAATTCAGTTACAGTTTGCAACAGCACGGGAAGCAGATCTTTGACTGCTGAGATAATCGCACCGGTTGCCTCCGGCAGAGCAGCCACTATATTTTCCAAAACCGGTACGATATTTTTAACTACAGCCTGAAAGGCATCCACAAGATTTTGTGTTAGGTTCGTCATATCAGCGTTCGCATTGCCAAGTCCTGCTATAAACGAACTTAGAGAGGCTTGTAAAAGACCAATGGAACCGCTGATGGTCTGGGTAGACTCTCTTGCGAAGTTGCCAGCATACTGTTCGGTTTTTTCAAAAAACATCTGCATGGCGATCTCGGCCTTTTCGGCATTGGTTGCGCTATTCCAGGCAAAATCCAGCCCTTTTGCAAGAGCATAAGCTTCGATGGTAGTGGCGTTCATGGCGACACCCAGATTATCCATCATGGTGAAGTTACCCTTGGCTGCGCCGGCGATAGATTCCATGGCAGTCTGCATATCAATACCCATAACCGAAGCCATGTCTGCCGCCCGCTGCATGGCCTTCTCAGTAAGCTCCAGACTTTTTTGCTGATCGACACCAGCACCCTGAAACAATGCGCCCATTTTGTTGGCGGTGGCAAGATACTCGGATTGAGACAAGCCCAGATTCTTGTAGGCTTCTTCTCCCGTTTTTTGGATACGTGCAGCATATTCGCCAAACACAGCTTCAGAACCGCCAAGGTTCTGCTCAAGCTCACCAAACTGCTCCACGACCTCTTTTCCCAGCTTGATGGCAGCCGCGCCCGCTGCGGCCGCTGCAGCACCCATAGCCGCGCCAACACCTTTAAGAACGCTGCCCAGCTTCTCAAATTTCGAGCTGGATTTTTCGGCATTGTCTCCACTTTCCTTCAATTCGTCCCCAAGCTCGTCTGCACTTTCAGCAGACTGTTCGAGCTCGCGCTCCATTTTGTTCAGTTCGGCTTTTGCATTATTAAGCTGTATTTGCCACGACTGAGTACGTCTGTCGGTTTCTCCGAAAGATGAGGCGGCATTGGCAAGCGCTTTCTCCAAAGTAGCTATTTTTTCTTTCTGCAATTCGATCTCTTTGTTAAGCACCTTGTTTCTTGCAGTAACAGCTTCAACTGACTTATCCTGCTGTCGAACTGAGATGCAACCAGGTTCATTTCGCTACCCAGTACCTTAAAACTTTGGTTGATCTCACGAATGGCGTTTTTAAATTCCTTTTCGCCTTCAATCCCGATCTTCAAGCCAAAATTGTCTGCCACATAACCGCCTCCTTTCGAGTAAAAATTAAAAAATTATAAAAGGCTATTGTATTTCAATGCGGTTTGGCATATACTAATAGTAGGGAAAGTAGGGAATTTCCTGCTTTTCAAATCCTAAAAAGGAGGACTTAGCATGAACGTTCCCATAGTTGATAATGCAAAGGTAATGGCCAAAGGCCAGATCACGCTGCCAAAAGATATCCGCTCCAAACTTCGCCTTTCCACCGGAGACCGCGTCACCCTCATTTGCGAGGAAGACCGGGTTATCCTTATGAACTCCGCTGTCTACGCCATGAAAATGCTGCAGAAAGAAATGGAGGGCGAAGCGGAAAAAGCCGGGATCCGCAATGATGACGATGTTATGGATCTGGTGAAGGACGTCCGCGCGGAGATTGAAGGGCTATGAGAGTGTTAATTGACACCAACATCCTGATCTCCGCTTCCTTGAGCTGCGAAGGAACGCCTTATCAAGCGTACATTAAAGCTGTAACACACCCTAACCACGGTATGGTTTGCGATCAAAACATCGATGAGCTTCGCCGGGTATACAACCGGAAATTCCCCCATAAGATCCAGGCGCTTGAACGCTTTTTGGCGATTGCGCTTACCGTTCTTGAAGTTGTTCCAACTCCCGCAGTTGACGTGTCGGATGAGGCGCTTGTCCGGGACGCATCCGACAGGCCAATACTCAGGGCGGCTATTGCGGCAAAAGCTGACGTGCTTGTAACCGGAGATAGGGATTTCCTTGAATCCGGCGTAACAAACCCAAAGATCGTAACAGCGGCAGAGTTTCTGCAAATGGAATAAAAGCAGCTTTTTAAAGCAGGGATTACAGCCACCCTGCTTTTTGCTGCTTATATTCCATAAGGTATCACATCATCAATGGTCAGCATCCGCTTTGGTTTGGCCAGCCCTAAAAACTGCTTATGGCACTCCCATAAATCAAGCAGGTACCCAATAGGCATTAGCCATACTTCATCCTCTGAACGGTTAAGCTGAACAGTACCGTAATATAGAAGCCGAGTGAACAATTCCTCATCGCTCACTCGGCCGGTGTGTTTTTTAAGTCATCCTCACTTTCAACGTTTCTTTTGGTACCCTTGAACATTGCTTCCATGATAGCGTCTTTATATGCTGCCAGTTCCAAAGGAGACGTGAGAAGTTCCACTGTCTCTTCAGTCAGGAGTTCACGTTTATCCTGATTTTTGAGGTTGTGTATCAAAATGCTCTGGTTAGCCAGCAGTGTAATCAGCCATACCACTTCGTCAAGAGCCATCTCGAAGTTCTCGGTTTTCATCAGTTTCGTGCCGAGGTTTTCAAGACCGCCGTACCTTTTTGCAATCTCCTTTGTCGCTTTAGTGGTTAGAATAAGCTGATATTCTTCATCGCCGATTTTGATAATTGCGCTTCTGTCATTATCCTGCATTATTCGCTGCCTCCTCCCACAGCAAATACCGGCTCATAAACTTCCGTATACCAGCCGGTAATAGTTTCAGGCGATACACCGGGATCGTCTTCGCTGACCTCCGCCTTCCAAGGGTGCTTTCCCTGGCCATCTGGTTTGTTACGTCTCATGACTGTCCCTTCAATGGTGGGTGTCGAAAAGGTAATGCTGTCACCTTTCGTTTGCAGATTTGTAGCCGTGATTCCGAATTTCACCCTGTAAAGCCAAAAATACCTGTACTTGCCGTTAGCTTTCTTGGCTCTAAAGCCGATTGCCACAGGCGCACCTCCATCCTCGCTGGTGGAAATCAGCACCTTATTGTCATCAAGAGTGGCTCCCGTCAAAACCTCAGCAGCGTCTACTCCGATATCTGCAACACCAAGAGTCAGTGTGCCGCTTTGAAATTCCTTGACCACTTCTGCCGCCCCGTCATCGGCATAAAGTGTCGCCTCTGCCAGTCAGTTCAGGACAGCCGGGAAAGGAGCAAGGCCTTTTTGGTTTTCTTGGCATCTGGCCACCTCCTTTACGCGTATAAAAAAGCCCTCACAGGTTCATCCCATGAAGGCTTATCCATAACTTTTCACAATACCATTATATTTGGATTTATAATGAATTTCATCTCATAAAAATCTCATCTTGAACACTGAATAGCATATTTGTTATTTACCCATGGCATCCTACCATTATAATATTTATCCGAAATATACCGCTGCATATCGGGTGGTAAAGCTGCAAGCAAAAGATAAGCCTTTTTCCTATCTTCCTCTAACTCCTGGGGGCTTTTATAGAAGGAACATTTATCTTGCAAGCACTTGAGTACAGTCAGGATATTGCAGCCATTCCTTCCGTTACCGCCAAAACAATTATCATACATCTTTCCTCACTCCTGTTTTATGGCATAAAAAAAGCCCCGAAGGGCTTATGCGTTTTAAATGTCATTTTTTCACGATATCATTATATATTGGATACCTGTGTCTTACATCTCATAAAAATCTCATTACTACTTCCCGTATAAAAGCAGTGCCAGATGATTAAGTGCCTTATCCTTCCTACGGTACACCTGTGCTCTTTCAAGAAACAGCTTCTCTCCGATGTTTGCTACAGCTTCTGTCTTGCTCACATCATTAACAAAAAATTCTGTCAGTATAAACTGTTCTTCCTCCGACAGGGCTTCTCAAGCAGGCTTGAACCACTCCATATATTCTAATGCCCGTCTGTAACGTTCTTTCAACACATCAATCTCGTCAAGGCAAGCAGCAAGGCGTTCTTCGCCGCTTTTGGGATTGTGTTTGCCCGGAACTCCGGTATTCTTTGCACTATGAGGGCTTGTCATACAGGTTTCAATTTCATATATATCCTCATCACTGTGTTCGATAATGTACTGCATGCTGCTGTAATCTTTCAAAGCTTCAACAGCAGCCGCTTTTTTATCTAAATACTGCCATGCAATCAGCATATCGCACCTCCAAAAAATCAAGATAAAAACCTTGATCTTTGAAGCAGTGTGCTTTTTTGCGTTGCTTTGCAGTGCTTGTTTCCTTGTTCGTTATGTCTTCGTTCTTTATAGAAGGCCATGCTTTTCCAGAATAACCTTCACCTCATCTACCGAATGGACAACCGCTGCCACGCCTCCGGCATTGAGGATTTTCCTTATAGTAGCTTCCTGCAGTTTTGTTGCCTTTCCCGATGGGGTTTTTACTTCAAAAGCTACAAACCGTCCGTTTACACAGGCAATAATGTCCGGTATCCCCGCTGTCCCGTACATACCACCATGTTCCTTCCAGCAAAAGCACCCCGGTACTGTCTTTAAGTACCGGAGGATTTTAGTCACAATACTTTTTTCGGACATAACCGCTTATCCTCCAAAAGTATTCATTTAACTTCATAATTCTCTATAAAAAAACAACCTCCCGGTAAGCATTATCCTTACGTTTCCGGGTAAGGTTGTACTCTTCACATAACGTTCTGCTTTGGATATACAAGTTCTTGTTCTCCTATAGAGTATAATAATAATCTCTTATTTTCTTTGCCATAAGCAATCTTCGCTGTTCCAGAAATTCTTCATAATTTTCAAAAGTCATTGTAAAAATTGATTCTGGTATACAATTCATTCCAAGGTTTTCTTTTAACTCTTCCAGACTATTTATACCGCCATACTTCAGTCCACCGCCACTGCACTGTTGAATTAAATCGGCAAAGTATTCTTTCGGAGCCTTGTTCCCAATTTTTATATTAATTTCAGATTGCATATAAACATAATTTGCAATTTGGTTATACTGACTTTTCTTCATTCCATTCTTTCTAAGATAATCTTTGGGAAAAATATGATGTATGTCTCCCAAGTTAAATATAAGCTCACTGACAGTAATATCCTTTGAAAGGAACCCTTTCTCATTATTTTTAACCTGTGCTGCAAGGAATACATTGAATATGGGACTGGCGGATGATGAAGTGTCAAGTTCCTGAATCAGTGCAACATTCCAAAATGCTTCTGATAGTTCTGCGCTTTCAATACTTTTAAGATACTCATTAAAGCCACGGGAAGCAATATTTCTAATATCATAGTCGAACATTGATTCCGGTGATCCGGAATACCTCCCCGTTAACATGGACAATACAAACCATTTGCGAACATATGACTCTATTTCAGCCGGATTATATCCATTTGAACGCAAAGTAAGGTATAAGATGTATGCGAAATTTAAAGCATTTTTGGAACGTATCATGTGTGATGTAATAAAACCAGCTGATTTTATTATCATTATAAATTTCTTAAAATTATTCTCATTAATAAAATCTATAATTCCTTTACTGAGTTTTTCAAAGGATTCCCTTGCAATATCCTCTTCATAGGTCCTTGTTTCAAAATTTCGTCCGGATAAT
The genomic region above belongs to Acetivibrio saccincola and contains:
- a CDS encoding AbrB/MazE/SpoVT family DNA-binding domain-containing protein; the protein is MNVPIVDNAKVMAKGQITLPKDIRSKLRLSTGDRVTLICEEDRVILMNSAVYAMKMLQKEMEGEAEKAGIRNDDDVMDLVKDVRAEIEGL
- a CDS encoding putative toxin-antitoxin system toxin component, PIN family, with product MRVLIDTNILISASLSCEGTPYQAYIKAVTHPNHGMVCDQNIDELRRVYNRKFPHKIQALERFLAIALTVLEVVPTPAVDVSDEALVRDASDRPILRAAIAAKADVLVTGDRDFLESGVTNPKIVTAAEFLQME
- a CDS encoding VRR-NUC domain-containing protein, encoding MSEKSIVTKILRYLKTVPGCFCWKEHGGMYGTAGIPDIIACVNGRFVAFEVKTPSGKATKLQEATIRKILNAGGVAAVVHSVDEVKVILEKHGLL